In Micromonospora purpureochromogenes, a single window of DNA contains:
- a CDS encoding PP2C family protein-serine/threonine phosphatase: MFRRAPSDRPEPLTCRLAAGRVALEVAGGSVVGHRYPANFDVLHVDATLPFVAVVDGMGSGEGARVAGTTTMTTLVEAVRGDWPAVGPRELRAAVADARSLVRAAGARLTELTGCTLTALLVEPDGEQAWLVQLGDSRAYRLRDGVLELMTVDHTAAWLGLLHGWYRAGSAEAARARYQLLRYVGHPDNPDADLQAVPLRVGDTWLLCTDGVSDQVDYHRMREALASGDPKRAVRSLLTSSLAEGGEDNATAVVLRVRPGVEGDGEHS, translated from the coding sequence ATGTTCCGCCGCGCCCCGTCCGACCGACCCGAGCCGCTGACCTGCCGTCTCGCCGCCGGGCGGGTCGCGCTCGAGGTAGCCGGCGGCAGCGTGGTCGGCCACCGCTATCCGGCCAACTTCGACGTGCTGCACGTCGATGCGACGCTGCCCTTCGTCGCCGTGGTCGACGGCATGGGCTCCGGCGAGGGCGCCCGGGTGGCCGGCACCACGACGATGACCACCCTGGTCGAGGCGGTCCGCGGTGACTGGCCCGCGGTCGGGCCGCGTGAGCTGCGCGCCGCGGTCGCCGACGCCCGCTCCCTGGTCCGCGCCGCCGGCGCACGCCTGACCGAGCTGACCGGCTGCACGCTGACCGCCCTGCTGGTCGAGCCGGACGGCGAGCAGGCCTGGCTCGTCCAGCTCGGCGACTCGCGGGCGTACCGGCTGCGCGACGGCGTGCTGGAGCTGATGACGGTCGACCACACGGCCGCCTGGCTGGGGCTGCTGCACGGCTGGTACCGGGCGGGCTCCGCGGAGGCGGCCCGGGCCCGCTACCAGCTGCTGCGCTACGTCGGCCACCCCGACAACCCGGACGCGGACCTGCAGGCCGTGCCGCTGCGGGTCGGCGACACCTGGCTGCTCTGCACCGACGGGGTGAGCGACCAGGTCGACTACCACCGGATGCGGGAGGCCCTCGCGAGCGGCGACCCGAAGCGGGCGGTGCGCAGCCTGCTGACCAGCAGCCTGGCCGAGGGCGGGGAGGACAACGCCACCGCCGTGGTGCTCCGGGTCCGGCCCGGCGTCGAGGGTGACGGCGAACACTCTTGA
- a CDS encoding diacylglycerol/lipid kinase family protein, which translates to MDGGEQTRPVTADDAPPRSAVVVNPSKVTDLDQFRRTVDDALAAAGWPEPTWYETTVEDPGRGQTEAAVAAGAQVVFACGGDGTVMACVSGLVGTDAALAVLPQGTGNLLAANLGLSNDLAAGLQVAVERGMRRLDVGAVEDRHFAVMAGMGFDAQMLRDTSETTKARIGWPAYVMGAAKHLRDRPMRVSIRIDDRPPLRRRARSVLIANVGRLQGGVRLLTDAEPDDGWLDVAVLTPRTLRHWLAMGWALMRRRGSVPRMEVFRARRVQITSNRAQPRELDGDLIEPGRSLTAEIKPQSLWLCVPRPERHPDLSMDAEAAAERGERLIEEARRE; encoded by the coding sequence GTGGATGGTGGAGAGCAGACGCGCCCGGTGACCGCCGACGACGCCCCGCCGCGCTCGGCGGTGGTGGTCAACCCCTCGAAGGTGACCGATCTGGACCAGTTCCGCCGTACGGTGGACGACGCCCTCGCCGCCGCGGGCTGGCCCGAGCCGACCTGGTACGAGACCACGGTCGAGGACCCGGGCCGGGGCCAGACCGAGGCGGCCGTCGCCGCCGGCGCCCAGGTGGTCTTCGCCTGCGGCGGCGACGGCACCGTGATGGCCTGCGTCAGCGGGCTGGTCGGCACCGACGCCGCGCTGGCCGTGCTGCCCCAGGGCACCGGCAACCTGCTCGCCGCCAACCTCGGGCTCTCCAACGACCTGGCCGCCGGCCTGCAGGTCGCCGTGGAGCGCGGGATGCGCCGGCTGGACGTCGGCGCGGTCGAGGACCGGCACTTCGCCGTGATGGCCGGGATGGGCTTCGACGCCCAGATGCTCCGGGACACCTCCGAGACGACCAAGGCGCGCATCGGCTGGCCCGCGTACGTGATGGGCGCCGCGAAGCACCTGCGGGACCGGCCGATGCGGGTCTCGATCCGCATCGACGACCGGCCGCCGCTGCGCCGCCGGGCCCGCTCCGTGCTGATCGCCAACGTCGGCCGGCTCCAGGGCGGGGTGCGCCTGCTCACCGACGCCGAGCCCGACGACGGCTGGCTCGACGTGGCCGTGCTCACCCCCCGTACGCTGCGCCACTGGCTGGCCATGGGCTGGGCGCTGATGCGCCGGCGCGGCAGCGTGCCCCGGATGGAGGTCTTCCGGGCCCGCCGGGTGCAGATCACCAGCAACCGGGCCCAGCCCCGGGAGCTCGACGGCGACCTGATCGAGCCGGGCCGCTCGCTGACGGCCGAGATCAAGCCGCAGTCCCTCTGGCTCTGCGTGCCGCGCCCCGAGCGCCACCCCGACCTGTCGATGGACGCCGAGGCGGCGGCGGAGCGGGGCGAGCGGCTGATCGAGGAGGCGCGCCGTGAGTAG
- a CDS encoding YihY/virulence factor BrkB family protein, with the protein MSSTKLVPETRLMAEDDLSADDAWRTLRRQGGWCLLRDAFIRFRYGDGFSHSRAFALQLCLAVVPFMIALTGLISELGVEEGGQVVADTVLALTPGQSESVVRELLGDGERTERAGELALTLGLFTGLVALTTTMAQIERGANRIYGVERDRPALAKYARAAVLAVTAGVPALAGFLILVGGGAIGDSVQRHYEWGAFAHGVWDVIRWPLSLGLTVLAVAVLFRHSPRRNQPSLSWLFFGAGIATALWWLASLLLAGYVTFSDGFGQTYGALTGMMALLLWANLTGIALFGGLAFAAQLEAMRIGVQEPAQPDLWEPEAEREELHDTGEMTSL; encoded by the coding sequence GTGAGTAGCACCAAGCTCGTCCCCGAGACCCGGCTGATGGCGGAGGACGACCTCTCCGCCGACGACGCCTGGCGCACCCTGCGCCGGCAGGGCGGCTGGTGCCTGCTGCGCGACGCCTTCATCCGGTTCCGCTACGGCGACGGCTTCAGCCACTCCCGGGCGTTCGCCCTGCAGCTCTGCCTCGCCGTGGTGCCGTTCATGATCGCGTTGACCGGTCTGATCAGCGAACTCGGCGTGGAGGAGGGCGGCCAGGTGGTCGCCGACACCGTGCTGGCCCTCACCCCCGGGCAGAGCGAGTCGGTGGTCCGCGAGCTGCTCGGCGACGGCGAGCGCACCGAGCGGGCCGGCGAGTTGGCGCTGACCCTCGGTCTGTTCACCGGCCTGGTCGCGCTCACCACCACGATGGCCCAGATCGAACGCGGCGCCAACCGGATCTACGGCGTGGAGCGGGACCGCCCGGCCCTGGCCAAGTACGCCCGGGCCGCCGTCCTCGCGGTGACCGCCGGCGTGCCGGCACTGGCCGGCTTCCTGATCCTGGTCGGCGGCGGGGCGATCGGCGACTCCGTGCAGCGGCACTACGAGTGGGGCGCGTTCGCCCACGGCGTCTGGGACGTGATCCGCTGGCCGCTGAGCCTCGGGCTGACCGTGCTCGCTGTGGCGGTGCTCTTCCGGCACTCGCCCCGCCGCAACCAGCCCAGCCTGTCCTGGCTCTTCTTCGGCGCCGGCATCGCCACCGCGCTCTGGTGGCTGGCCAGCCTGCTGCTCGCCGGGTACGTCACGTTCAGCGACGGGTTCGGCCAGACCTACGGCGCGCTGACCGGCATGATGGCCCTGCTGCTCTGGGCCAACCTCACCGGCATCGCGCTCTTCGGCGGGCTGGCCTTCGCCGCCCAGCTGGAGGCGATGCGAATCGGGGTGCAGGAGCCGGCCCAGCCGGACCTGTGGGAGCCCGAGGCCGAGCGCGAGGAGCTGCACGACACCGGTGAGATGACGTCCCTGTAG
- a CDS encoding phosphatase PAP2 family protein: protein MSAVIDVLRRPLGHFTERTLAGLALVLGTGVGFGLLLVLVRVHWTPLYDVDHGVAAWLNDLVAPHGPLVTVLNALTDLGGRAVIIWLVSVAVIGLLIRRQGRLAVFLIVTGLGALILDPALKTLVDRLRPEVEVPIGTYAGDSFPSGHALGSFVAYGALLLVFLPALSPRWRKPAIALVALIVFLIGLTRIALGVHFVSDVLGAWLLGAAWLGITAYAFRLWRLERGRRVPTLTEGLEPEAAHEVAPAPDEAHVLPHPRAAVFELLVGWVLVLGALYGFGMFVSYHAGGTFFATLDTEVPRWFAEHHTPGRDDVSYWWSKAGDTHAILLISLVFCPLVLAVWRRWRPVLFVALTMFGELSLFLASAVAVGRPRPPVGNLDGPMPTSSFPSGHIAATICVWVAIMLIVLPRTDRWWRWLFVALAVIMPVGVAVSRMYRGMHHPTDFMGAILLSALWIGLLYWVVRPNADVYEGNRPAIESEQVGELDDELAKAARPQ, encoded by the coding sequence GTGAGCGCGGTCATCGACGTGTTACGACGACCCCTGGGTCATTTCACCGAGCGGACGCTCGCCGGCCTGGCACTCGTGCTCGGGACCGGCGTCGGGTTCGGACTGCTGCTGGTGCTGGTCCGGGTGCACTGGACCCCGCTCTACGATGTCGACCACGGCGTGGCGGCCTGGCTCAACGACCTGGTCGCGCCGCACGGGCCGCTGGTGACCGTGCTCAACGCCCTCACCGACCTGGGCGGCCGGGCGGTGATCATCTGGCTGGTCTCGGTCGCCGTGATTGGGCTGCTGATCCGCCGACAGGGTCGGCTCGCGGTGTTCCTGATCGTGACCGGACTCGGCGCGCTGATCCTCGACCCGGCGTTGAAGACGCTGGTCGACCGGTTGCGCCCCGAGGTGGAGGTGCCGATCGGCACCTACGCCGGAGACAGCTTCCCCAGTGGCCACGCGCTGGGCTCCTTCGTCGCATACGGGGCGCTGCTGCTGGTGTTTCTGCCGGCCCTGTCGCCCCGGTGGCGCAAGCCGGCGATCGCCCTGGTCGCCCTGATCGTCTTCCTCATCGGCCTGACCCGGATCGCGCTCGGTGTGCACTTCGTCTCCGACGTGCTCGGGGCCTGGCTGCTCGGTGCCGCCTGGCTGGGCATCACCGCGTACGCCTTCCGGCTGTGGCGGCTGGAGCGGGGCCGCCGGGTGCCGACGCTGACCGAGGGGCTGGAGCCCGAGGCCGCGCACGAGGTCGCCCCCGCCCCCGACGAGGCGCACGTGCTGCCGCACCCCCGGGCCGCCGTCTTCGAGCTGCTGGTCGGCTGGGTGCTGGTGCTCGGCGCGCTCTACGGCTTCGGGATGTTCGTCAGCTACCACGCCGGCGGGACCTTCTTCGCCACCCTGGACACCGAGGTGCCGAGGTGGTTCGCCGAGCACCACACCCCGGGCCGGGACGACGTCAGCTACTGGTGGAGCAAGGCCGGCGACACCCACGCCATCCTGCTGATCTCGCTGGTCTTCTGCCCGCTCGTGCTGGCGGTGTGGCGGCGCTGGCGGCCGGTGCTCTTCGTGGCGCTGACCATGTTCGGCGAGTTGAGCCTCTTCCTCGCCTCCGCCGTGGCGGTGGGCCGGCCACGCCCGCCGGTGGGCAACCTCGACGGCCCCATGCCGACCTCCTCCTTCCCCTCCGGCCACATTGCGGCGACGATCTGCGTCTGGGTGGCGATCATGCTGATCGTCCTGCCGCGCACCGACCGCTGGTGGCGCTGGCTGTTCGTGGCGCTGGCCGTGATCATGCCGGTCGGGGTGGCCGTCTCCCGGATGTACCGGGGCATGCACCACCCGACCGACTTCATGGGCGCGATCCTGCTCAGCGCGCTCTGGATCGGGCTGCTCTACTGGGTGGTCCGCCCCAACGCCGACGTCTACGAGGGCAACCGGCCGGCCATCGAGTCGGAGCAGGTCGGCGAGCTCGACGACGAGCTGGCCAAGGCCGCCCGGCCGCAGTGA
- a CDS encoding VOC family protein, protein MASVKQVQVTFDCAEPERVARFWCEVLGYVVPPPPEGFATWDDFNRALPPERQGSAFACTDPSGVGPRLFFQRVPEGKVVKNRLHLDVRVGAGLVGEERLAALEAECARLAALGAVRVRLLPADDDNESCLLMQDIEGNEFCLD, encoded by the coding sequence ATGGCGTCGGTCAAGCAGGTCCAAGTCACCTTCGACTGCGCAGAACCTGAGCGCGTCGCTCGTTTCTGGTGCGAGGTGTTGGGTTACGTCGTACCGCCGCCACCGGAGGGGTTTGCTACCTGGGACGATTTCAATCGCGCGCTGCCGCCTGAGCGACAGGGTTCAGCGTTCGCCTGCACTGATCCCTCAGGTGTGGGCCCGCGACTGTTCTTCCAGCGCGTTCCCGAAGGCAAGGTCGTCAAGAATCGGCTGCATCTTGACGTGCGGGTCGGCGCCGGGCTCGTGGGTGAAGAGCGCCTGGCCGCACTTGAGGCCGAATGCGCACGACTGGCCGCGCTCGGCGCGGTACGCGTGCGACTACTACCTGCCGATGACGACAACGAGTCGTGCCTCCTGATGCAGGACATCGAGGGCAACGAGTTCTGTCTCGACTGA
- a CDS encoding helix-turn-helix domain-containing protein, which translates to MSQATELAAAAGSTDPKVGLRAVLALRRLLERLEVVQVDNARRQGWSWQDIADALEVSRQAVHKKHAGRPAVRGTWEA; encoded by the coding sequence ATGAGTCAGGCAACGGAACTTGCGGCGGCCGCCGGCAGCACCGACCCGAAGGTCGGGCTCCGGGCGGTGCTCGCCCTGCGCCGGCTCCTCGAACGGCTGGAGGTCGTCCAGGTGGACAACGCCCGTCGACAGGGCTGGTCCTGGCAGGACATCGCCGACGCGCTCGAGGTCAGCCGGCAGGCGGTCCACAAGAAGCACGCCGGGCGACCGGCGGTCCGAGGAACCTGGGAGGCGTGA